AAATGACTCGACCGTCAGGGTCATTTGCCGCCATTGGTACTAACGGTGAACAGCGATAATGAAACTCATGATCATAATCATCTTCTAAAATTAAAAAATCATGCTGCTGAGCTAATTGGTATATTTGGCTGCGACGTTGTGGCGATAAGGTCACTGTTGTTGGGTACTGGTGTAGCGGCGTTAAATACAAAAGCTTTATTTTAGTATGCGCTAATACGCGCTTTAAGCTGTCAGGCTTTATACCAAACTCATCTTGTTCAATGGTAATCAAGTTTGCACCATTTGAGCTGAGCGCAGCACATGCAGGCGGATAACTCAGTTTCTCAACCGCCACATTGTCACCGCCCTGTAACACCGCTTGCGCGACAATAAACAATGCTTCTTGCGATCCATTGGTTATTAATATTTCGCCAGATGAAAGACCGCGGGCTCTTACTAAGTATTTTTTTATTTGTTCACGTAATGTTTCATTCCCGAGCGTGCCCTGATAATGCAAGCTGCCCAGGTCTAACTGTTTTAACGCAGTATTTAAATGGCTTTTAAATACCTTCATTGAAAATTGCGTTATATCTGGTAATCCACCAGCAAAATTAAAGCGCACATTTAAATCAGCGTTAGAAAGACTCGTTTTTGGCGATTTAAATAAGTGAGCCAAATTAAATTGCTGAGTTTCGGTCAATTCGTTTGGTATACAGCCTTCTACCGGTAAGACCGAAACCACTTGATAACCAATCCGCGGTAAACTTTCTAAATACCCCTGCGCCACTAACTCATCGCAAGCCGCCATAATAGTATGACGATTCACATTGAGCTGATTTGCTAAATCTCTGCTTGCCGGCAATCGGTCTTGTGGTTTTAACTGACCCGATAAAATGGCCTCTCGAATACTCGCAGCAATGGCGAGGTATTTCTTTTCATGTGGATTAAATGAAATGGTCAGTAAGCGCATTTAATTTCTGGTCTATATAAATATTAAAAACTGGTTGTTAACGTTATACCAGATTTCTTTTTTAATACACCTCATAAAGCATGAAAAATTTGGAATGAGGCTACCATGCAACAATTAACACAAACACAATTTGAAACTAACAAAGTCATTTTACAAAAGCTGCAACAC
This region of Pseudoalteromonas spongiae UST010723-006 genomic DNA includes:
- a CDS encoding PLP-dependent aminotransferase family protein; this encodes MRLLTISFNPHEKKYLAIAASIREAILSGQLKPQDRLPASRDLANQLNVNRHTIMAACDELVAQGYLESLPRIGYQVVSVLPVEGCIPNELTETQQFNLAHLFKSPKTSLSNADLNVRFNFAGGLPDITQFSMKVFKSHLNTALKQLDLGSLHYQGTLGNETLREQIKKYLVRARGLSSGEILITNGSQEALFIVAQAVLQGGDNVAVEKLSYPPACAALSSNGANLITIEQDEFGIKPDSLKRVLAHTKIKLLYLTPLHQYPTTVTLSPQRRSQIYQLAQQHDFLILEDDYDHEFHYRCSPLVPMAANDPDGRVIYISTFSKIMFAGARLGYVSAHPQVIEYLANSKKIINHKTECVLQQAVANWMSEGDFERHLRKMTQLYLARRDHLVVLLEDYKQAGYPITFAVPDGGMAIWLGCKRDLTGFTELAQAHGIYIQCQHDFNPQVTNCDEQGFQYLRLGFASMQEQTRLEAVNALLALLFPALRT